A genomic stretch from Sulfuricurvum sp. includes:
- a CDS encoding SMC family ATPase gives MTRSIMTLESLKLQNFKRYASYEITFESGLCGILGRNGRGKSTIFDGVFFALYGENRTDKKLIPTAGSDGSVKVELNFEIEGKSYTAIREFRGKALTAYANLKEGDESIVTGAREVTTAVTKLLGMGKEAFLHTVFASQKELTALSSMKNDERKAMMRRLLGLEKIDKIEEMIREELRELNRDIKSTSGFLLSDDVLKQHRDDLSTKTALSQTLEATLKTLTEESLKLKTAYEAAKALVETHQKAKEERQKKLDALEKAQQTLTLHQKQLGELETELKTLTAHQTHYTM, from the coding sequence ATGACGAGGTCAATAATGACGCTTGAATCGCTGAAACTACAGAACTTCAAACGCTACGCCTCGTATGAGATCACATTTGAGAGTGGTCTATGCGGGATACTCGGACGTAATGGACGGGGTAAATCGACAATCTTTGATGGGGTATTCTTCGCCCTCTACGGTGAAAACCGAACGGACAAAAAATTAATTCCTACTGCCGGAAGTGATGGAAGCGTCAAAGTCGAGCTTAACTTCGAGATCGAAGGGAAAAGCTACACCGCTATCCGCGAGTTTCGGGGCAAAGCCCTCACCGCTTACGCAAACCTCAAAGAGGGAGATGAGAGTATCGTTACCGGTGCCCGGGAAGTGACGACCGCCGTAACGAAACTGCTTGGGATGGGGAAAGAGGCATTTTTACATACGGTATTCGCCTCCCAAAAGGAGCTGACGGCTCTCAGCTCCATGAAAAACGACGAGCGCAAGGCGATGATGCGCCGATTGCTGGGACTGGAGAAGATCGATAAAATCGAGGAGATGATTCGCGAGGAGCTGCGGGAGCTTAACCGCGATATCAAAAGCACTTCGGGGTTTTTACTCAGTGATGACGTTCTCAAACAACACCGCGATGATCTATCTACCAAAACCGCCCTCTCCCAAACCCTCGAAGCGACCCTCAAAACCCTCACCGAGGAATCCCTAAAGCTAAAAACCGCCTACGAAGCCGCCAAAGCTCTCGTAGAAACGCACCAAAAAGCCAAAGAAGAACGGCAAAAGAAACTGGACGCACTCGAAAAAGCTCAACAGACCCTAACACTCCATCAAAAACAGCTAGGTGAACTCGAAACTGAGCTAAAAACCCTCACCGCTCACCAGACCCATTACACGATGTAG
- a CDS encoding helix-turn-helix domain-containing protein has protein sequence MENIISQIERLKKVYICKTDSDLSRILGVDKNTVCVWKKRNSIPAYIFKKISEDKNISIDWLSRGIGSMYIHDANESFLKDVSKIEFALNGPISMDLLKNLCENEEIVKLIELLPHAPKPFIEQIIIRLEEFEKLSKL, from the coding sequence GTGGAAAATATAATTAGTCAAATTGAAAGACTGAAAAAAGTATATATCTGTAAAACAGATTCAGACCTTTCTCGTATACTAGGTGTGGATAAAAATACTGTATGTGTTTGGAAAAAAAGAAATTCAATACCTGCCTATATTTTTAAAAAAATTTCTGAAGATAAAAATATATCGATAGATTGGCTATCACGTGGTATCGGTAGCATGTACATTCATGATGCGAATGAAAGTTTTCTCAAAGATGTATCAAAAATCGAGTTTGCACTTAATGGACCGATTAGCATGGACCTTTTAAAAAATCTTTGTGAAAATGAAGAGATTGTAAAATTGATTGAATTATTACCTCATGCTCCAAAGCCTTTTATTGAACAAATAATTATTCGTCTTGAAGAATTTGAAAAGCTTTCAAAGCTCTAA
- a CDS encoding exonuclease SbcCD subunit D, whose amino-acid sequence MRIFHFSDTHLGFNDLEIVNESGINQREADFYDAFTQVIDAILETKPDYVIHTGDLFHRPHPSNRAISFCLTQLKRLSVTQIPTIIIAGNHSTPRTRSASPILAALRTLDHIYPVFEERYEKVIFDNINFHCIPHINDELSNLTAIEECEALVDEDKHNIMMLHCSVGAQFMMEEYGERVYPREKEELFERMDYVALGHWHGFGKVGKHPNVYYAGSSERTSSSDARNDKGYALVTLGESLDVTFHPITLRPSHRLRVDAQTSEDIFDALRSRGASLDVEGALLSITLENLSATQSIDIANRDIEACFPTALNVQIQRKFRRTESSAATESVNAASLQEYFGAFLEEQSSTPEEFTRLNSKVATLFARYDEVNNDA is encoded by the coding sequence TTGAGAATTTTCCATTTCTCAGATACCCATTTGGGGTTTAACGATCTTGAGATCGTCAATGAATCTGGTATCAACCAACGTGAAGCCGATTTTTACGATGCCTTTACTCAGGTGATCGATGCGATATTAGAAACTAAACCTGATTACGTCATCCACACCGGCGACCTCTTCCACCGCCCTCATCCATCCAACCGTGCCATCAGCTTTTGTCTTACACAGCTAAAACGGCTCAGTGTCACTCAGATTCCGACAATTATCATTGCAGGGAACCACTCCACCCCGCGCACCCGCTCCGCTTCCCCAATCCTCGCCGCACTGCGGACACTCGATCATATCTATCCCGTATTCGAAGAGCGTTATGAGAAAGTGATATTTGATAATATCAACTTCCATTGTATCCCCCACATCAACGATGAACTCTCCAATCTCACGGCGATTGAGGAGTGCGAAGCTTTGGTAGATGAGGATAAACATAACATCATGATGCTTCACTGCTCCGTCGGGGCGCAGTTTATGATGGAGGAGTACGGTGAGCGGGTTTATCCGCGTGAGAAAGAGGAGCTGTTTGAGAGAATGGATTACGTCGCTCTCGGACACTGGCACGGATTCGGAAAGGTCGGCAAACACCCTAACGTCTATTATGCAGGATCGAGCGAACGAACCAGCAGCAGCGATGCCCGTAACGACAAAGGATACGCCCTCGTTACTTTGGGCGAGAGTCTTGATGTGACATTTCACCCTATCACCCTCCGTCCCAGCCACCGCCTCCGTGTCGATGCGCAGACGTCAGAGGACATATTCGACGCCCTACGCTCACGTGGTGCATCCTTGGACGTTGAGGGGGCATTGCTCTCCATCACCCTAGAAAACCTGAGTGCCACCCAATCGATCGACATTGCCAACCGCGATATCGAGGCGTGTTTCCCTACCGCACTCAATGTTCAAATCCAGCGCAAGTTCCGACGTACCGAATCCTCCGCCGCGACGGAGAGTGTAAATGCCGCCTCGTTGCAGGAGTATTTCGGTGCGTTCTTGGAAGAGCAGAGTTCTACACCCGAAGAGTTCACACGTCTAAACTCCAAAGTAGCAACACTCTTTGCACGCTATGACGAGGTCAATAATGACGCTTGA